One Hippoglossus hippoglossus isolate fHipHip1 chromosome 13, fHipHip1.pri, whole genome shotgun sequence genomic window carries:
- the apbb1 gene encoding amyloid-beta A4 precursor protein-binding family B member 1 isoform X1, translated as MGGHDDEEMPYVVNKQKQDEELKNKLNDSSHWCDQESTGNNAKWVKEGRNQLRKVAENQQDQDHNCNISQNGNKGEFPHQNTSQEEQQENEEQTKSPKITMTPGLSQEESKIILNEPLLIDTLESTEEKDKEREEDGKDKDNNSEEDEETSGDTSGEIVAEDQSDVESQKEGGVVGRNACLLFSNMNGTPSDEETSWPAVSQDNTAESTPNGNRDSFWDSSAFETDTDLPSGWMRVRDTSGTYYWHIPTGTTQWEPPSPLGKVGDSMMSSTMSLETTTPCEEPEESWAQLSSTDEGAGEAELWKEEEGEVASDQSLKEFEGATLRYASINLNYNCSQSEEDEKLTPLSTDLETKCFAVRSLGWVEMSEEDMAPGKSSVAVNNCIRQLSYHKHNLHDTAGIWGEGKDMLMVLENDTMNLIDPLGQTLLHAQPIGSIRVWGVGRDNGRERDFAYVARDNLTQVLKCHVFRCDSPAKNIATSLHEMCSKIMLERKATRPGVSRLHSDPDKPMVFPVEEFPAPKNELFQRFHVYYLGCENVAKPVGVEIINDAIEAAVNGKDKNDWTPVSVDVAPATITILSKQDDEVLSENRVRFLSFMGVGKDVHTFAFIMAEGPRDFACHMFWCEPNAASLSEAVQAACMLRYQKCLDARPPSLASCLPTPPADSVARRVKKGVQSLLGSFKSYRSGSQSP; from the exons ATGGGCGGCCATGACGATGAAGAAATGCCATATGTTGTGAACAAGCAAAAGCAAGACGAGGAGCTGAAGAACAAGCTGAATGACAGCAGCCACTGGTGCGACCAGGAGTCCACCGGAAACAACGCCAAATGGGTGAAGGAAGGCCGGAACCAGCTGCGGAAGGTGGCGGAGAACCAGCAGGACCAGGACCACAACTGCAACATCAGCCAGAATGGGAACAAGGGCGAGTTCCCTCATCAGAACACCTCTCAGGAAGAACAGCAGGAAAACGAGGAGCAGACGAAATCTCCAAAAATCACAATGACCCCTGGTCTCAGTCAGGAGGAGTCCAAGATCATCCTCAATGAGCCGCTACTCATCGACACTCTGGAgtccacagaggagaaagacaaggagagggaagaggacggtaaagacaaagacaacaattcagaggaagatgaggagacaTCAGGGGATACCAGTGGAGAGATAGTGGCAGAAGATCAGAGTGATGTGGAGTCTCAGAAGGAGGGCGGCGTTGTGGGGAGAAACgcctgcctcctcttctccaaCATGAACGGGACACCGAGTGATGAAGAGACCAGCTGGCCCGCAGTGTCCCAGGATAACACGGCTGAGAGCACTCCCAATGGCAACAGAG ATTCCTTTTGGGACTCGAGTGCTtttgagacagacacagacctGCCCTCAGGATGGATGAGAGTGCGAGATACATCAGGCACTTACTACTGGCACATCCCCACAGGCACCACCCAGTGGGAGCCTCCTTCACCCCTGGGTAAAGTTGGTGATTCCATGATGTCATCCACTATGTCCCTGGAGACTACTACTCCCTGTGAGGAGCCTGAG GAATCATGGGCTCAACTCTCCAGCACAGATGAAGGAGCGGGTGAAGCAGAATTGTGGAAG gaggaggagggagaagttGCATCTGATCAAAGTCTGAAGGAGTTTGAAGGGGCAACTCTACGCTATGCATCCATCAATCTCAA CTACAATTGCTCCCAGTCTGAGGAAGATGAGAAGCTCACTCCACTCTCCACAGACCTAGAAACTAAG TGTTTTGCGGTGCGTTCGTTGGGCTGGGTGGAGATGTCTGAGGAGGACATGGCACCGGGCAAGAGTAGCGTGGCTGTCAACAACTGCATCAGGCAGCTGTCTTATCACAAACACAACCTTCATGACACTGCTGGTATCTGGGGAGAG GGTAAGGACATGTTGATGGTCCTGGAGAATGACACCATGAACTTGATCGACCCACTGGGACAGACTCTGCTTCATGCTCAGCCGATCGGCAGCATCCGTGTCTGGGGTGTGGGCAGAGACAACGGCAG GGAAAG GGATTTTGCTTATGTGGCTCGGGACAACTTGACCCAAGTTCTGAAGTGTCATGTCTTCCGCTGTGACTCACCCGCCAAGAACATCGCCACCAGCCTCCATGAGATGTGCTCAAAG ATAATGTTGGAGAGAAAGGCAACCAGGCCAGGAGTTAGCAGACTCCACTCCGACCCAGATAAACCCATGGTTTTCCCAGTTGAAG AGTTTCCGGCTCCAAAAAATGAACTCTTCCAGCGCTTCCATGTTTATTATCTTGGTTGTGAGAATGTGGCGAAGCCAGTCG gtGTGGAAATAATCAATGACGCGATAGAGGCAGCAGTGAATGGCAAAGATAAAAATGATTGGACTCCTGTCTCTGTGGATGTTGCACCAGCCACCATCACAATACTTTCAAAACAG GATGACGAAGTTCTGTCAGAGAACCGGGTGCGTTTCCTGTCTTTCATGGGAGTTGGGAAGGACGTCCACACTTTTGCTTTCATCATGGCGGAAGGTCCACGAGATTTTGCCTGTCACATGTTTTGGTGCGAGCCCAACGCTGCCAGTCTGAGTGAGGCTGTCCAGGCTGCGTGCATG CTTCGCTACCAGAAGTGTTTGGATGCACGTCCGCCCAGCCTCGCCTCCTGCCTGCCCACTCCTCCTGCTGACTCTGTGGCTCGACGTGTCAAGAAAGGGGTGCAGAGTCTGCTGGGCAGCTTTAAGAGCTACAGGTCAGGCTCTCAATCCCCCTGA
- the apbb1 gene encoding amyloid-beta A4 precursor protein-binding family B member 1 isoform X2 produces MGGHDDEEMPYVVNKQKQDEELKNKLNDSSHWCDQESTGNNAKWVKEGRNQLRKVAENQQDQDHNCNISQNGNKGEFPHQNTSQEEQQENEEQTKSPKITMTPGLSQEESKIILNEPLLIDTLESTEEKDKEREEDGKDKDNNSEEDEETSGDTSGEIVAEDQSDVESQKEGGVVGRNACLLFSNMNGTPSDEETSWPAVSQDNTAESTPNGNRDSFWDSSAFETDTDLPSGWMRVRDTSGTYYWHIPTGTTQWEPPSPLGKVGDSMMSSTMSLETTTPCEEPEESWAQLSSTDEGAGEAELWKEEGEVASDQSLKEFEGATLRYASINLNYNCSQSEEDEKLTPLSTDLETKCFAVRSLGWVEMSEEDMAPGKSSVAVNNCIRQLSYHKHNLHDTAGIWGEGKDMLMVLENDTMNLIDPLGQTLLHAQPIGSIRVWGVGRDNGRERDFAYVARDNLTQVLKCHVFRCDSPAKNIATSLHEMCSKIMLERKATRPGVSRLHSDPDKPMVFPVEEFPAPKNELFQRFHVYYLGCENVAKPVGVEIINDAIEAAVNGKDKNDWTPVSVDVAPATITILSKQDDEVLSENRVRFLSFMGVGKDVHTFAFIMAEGPRDFACHMFWCEPNAASLSEAVQAACMLRYQKCLDARPPSLASCLPTPPADSVARRVKKGVQSLLGSFKSYRSGSQSP; encoded by the exons ATGGGCGGCCATGACGATGAAGAAATGCCATATGTTGTGAACAAGCAAAAGCAAGACGAGGAGCTGAAGAACAAGCTGAATGACAGCAGCCACTGGTGCGACCAGGAGTCCACCGGAAACAACGCCAAATGGGTGAAGGAAGGCCGGAACCAGCTGCGGAAGGTGGCGGAGAACCAGCAGGACCAGGACCACAACTGCAACATCAGCCAGAATGGGAACAAGGGCGAGTTCCCTCATCAGAACACCTCTCAGGAAGAACAGCAGGAAAACGAGGAGCAGACGAAATCTCCAAAAATCACAATGACCCCTGGTCTCAGTCAGGAGGAGTCCAAGATCATCCTCAATGAGCCGCTACTCATCGACACTCTGGAgtccacagaggagaaagacaaggagagggaagaggacggtaaagacaaagacaacaattcagaggaagatgaggagacaTCAGGGGATACCAGTGGAGAGATAGTGGCAGAAGATCAGAGTGATGTGGAGTCTCAGAAGGAGGGCGGCGTTGTGGGGAGAAACgcctgcctcctcttctccaaCATGAACGGGACACCGAGTGATGAAGAGACCAGCTGGCCCGCAGTGTCCCAGGATAACACGGCTGAGAGCACTCCCAATGGCAACAGAG ATTCCTTTTGGGACTCGAGTGCTtttgagacagacacagacctGCCCTCAGGATGGATGAGAGTGCGAGATACATCAGGCACTTACTACTGGCACATCCCCACAGGCACCACCCAGTGGGAGCCTCCTTCACCCCTGGGTAAAGTTGGTGATTCCATGATGTCATCCACTATGTCCCTGGAGACTACTACTCCCTGTGAGGAGCCTGAG GAATCATGGGCTCAACTCTCCAGCACAGATGAAGGAGCGGGTGAAGCAGAATTGTGGAAG gaggagggagaagttGCATCTGATCAAAGTCTGAAGGAGTTTGAAGGGGCAACTCTACGCTATGCATCCATCAATCTCAA CTACAATTGCTCCCAGTCTGAGGAAGATGAGAAGCTCACTCCACTCTCCACAGACCTAGAAACTAAG TGTTTTGCGGTGCGTTCGTTGGGCTGGGTGGAGATGTCTGAGGAGGACATGGCACCGGGCAAGAGTAGCGTGGCTGTCAACAACTGCATCAGGCAGCTGTCTTATCACAAACACAACCTTCATGACACTGCTGGTATCTGGGGAGAG GGTAAGGACATGTTGATGGTCCTGGAGAATGACACCATGAACTTGATCGACCCACTGGGACAGACTCTGCTTCATGCTCAGCCGATCGGCAGCATCCGTGTCTGGGGTGTGGGCAGAGACAACGGCAG GGAAAG GGATTTTGCTTATGTGGCTCGGGACAACTTGACCCAAGTTCTGAAGTGTCATGTCTTCCGCTGTGACTCACCCGCCAAGAACATCGCCACCAGCCTCCATGAGATGTGCTCAAAG ATAATGTTGGAGAGAAAGGCAACCAGGCCAGGAGTTAGCAGACTCCACTCCGACCCAGATAAACCCATGGTTTTCCCAGTTGAAG AGTTTCCGGCTCCAAAAAATGAACTCTTCCAGCGCTTCCATGTTTATTATCTTGGTTGTGAGAATGTGGCGAAGCCAGTCG gtGTGGAAATAATCAATGACGCGATAGAGGCAGCAGTGAATGGCAAAGATAAAAATGATTGGACTCCTGTCTCTGTGGATGTTGCACCAGCCACCATCACAATACTTTCAAAACAG GATGACGAAGTTCTGTCAGAGAACCGGGTGCGTTTCCTGTCTTTCATGGGAGTTGGGAAGGACGTCCACACTTTTGCTTTCATCATGGCGGAAGGTCCACGAGATTTTGCCTGTCACATGTTTTGGTGCGAGCCCAACGCTGCCAGTCTGAGTGAGGCTGTCCAGGCTGCGTGCATG CTTCGCTACCAGAAGTGTTTGGATGCACGTCCGCCCAGCCTCGCCTCCTGCCTGCCCACTCCTCCTGCTGACTCTGTGGCTCGACGTGTCAAGAAAGGGGTGCAGAGTCTGCTGGGCAGCTTTAAGAGCTACAGGTCAGGCTCTCAATCCCCCTGA
- the LOC117772891 gene encoding integrin-linked protein kinase — MDDIFTQCREGNAVAVRLWLDNTENDLNQGDDHGFSPLHWACREGRSSVVDMLIMRGARINVMNRGDDTPLHLAASHGHQEIVGKLIQCKADTNAANEHGNTPLHYACFWGQDKVAEDLVTNGAQVSICNKYGETPLDKGKPHLRELLREKAEKLGQNMVKIPFKDTFWKGTTRTRPRNGTLNKHAGVDFKQLNLVAKLNENQSGELWQGRWQGNEIVVKVLKVRDWTTRKSRDFNEEYPKLRIFSHPNVLPMVGACQSPPAPHPIIITHWMPYGSLYNVLHEGTNFVVDQTQAVKFALDIACGMGFLHTLDPMIPRHFLNSKSVMIDEDMTARISMADVKFSFQCPGRMYSPAWVAPEALQKKPEDINRRSADMWSFAILLWELVTREVPYADLSNMEIGMKVSLEGLRPTIPPGISPHICKLMKICMNEDPAKRPKFDMIVPILEKMQDK; from the exons AGATGACCACGGCTTCAGCCCTCTCCACTGGGCCTGTAGGGAAGGACGCTCCAGTGTGGTGGACATGCTTATCATGAGAGGAGCTCGCATTAACGTCATGAACCGTGGAGATGACACACCTCTTCATCTTGCCGCCAGCCATGGGCATCAAGAGATTGTGGGAAAG ctgATCCAGTGCAAAGCAGACACAAATGCAGCCAATGAGCATGGGAACACACCACTGCATTATGCCTGCTTCTGGGGCCAAGACAAAGTGGCTGAG GACCTGGTGACTAATGGGGCACAAGTGAGCATCTGTAACAAATATGGGGAAACTCCCCTGGACAAAGGCAAACCTCACCTACGTGAACTCCTCAGAG AAAAGGCTGAGAAATTGGGACAGAACATGGTTAAAATTCCTTTCAAGGATACATTCTGGAAAGGCACCACCAGAACACGACCCC GCAATGGCACTTTGAACAAACATGCAGGCGTCGACTTCAAACAGCTTAATCTCGTTGCTAAACTAaatgagaaccaatcaggagag TTGTGGCAGGGACGCTGGCAAGGGAACGAAATTGTTGTTAAGGTGCTAAAAGTCCGTGACTGGACCACGAGGAAAAGCAGAGACTTTAATGAGGAGTATCCCAAACTCAG GATATTTTCCCACCCGAATGTCCTACCCATGGTGGGAGCATGTCAGTCTCCTCCCGCCCCTCAccccatcatcatcacacactgGATGCCTTATGGCTCCCTCTACAACGTGCTGCATGAAGGCACCA ACTTTGTGGTGGACCAGACGCAGGCAGTGAAGTTTGCTCTGGACATTGCTTGCGGAATGGGCTTCCTACACACACTTGACCCCATGATCCCTCGCCACTTTCTCAACAGCAAAAGTGTTATG ATAGATGAAGACATGACAGCCAGGATCAGCATGGCAGACGTCAAGTTCTCCTTCCAGTGTCCTGGCAGGATGTACTCGCCTGCATGGGTAGCCCCTGAGG CCCTGCAGAAGAAACCAGAAGATATCAACCGCCGGTCAGCAGACATGTGGAGCTTTGCTATCCTGCTGTGGGAGCTGGTGACCAGAGAGGTTCCTTATGCGGACCTGTCCAACATGGAAATAGGCATGAAG GTTTCCTTGGAGGGTTTGAGGCCCACTATCCCCCCCGGCATCTCACCACACATTTGCAAGCTCATGAAGATCTGCATGAATGAAGACCCTGCTAAGAGGCCTAAATTTGACATGATTGTGCCAATTCTGGAAAAAATGCAggacaagtaa
- the apbb1 gene encoding amyloid-beta A4 precursor protein-binding family B member 1 isoform X3: MGGHDDEEMPYVVNKQKQDEELKNKLNDSSHWCDQESTGNNAKWVKEGRNQLRKVAENQQDQDHNCNISQNGNKGEFPHQNTSQEEQQENEEQTKSPKITMTPGLSQEESKIILNEPLLIDTLESTEEKDKEREEDGKDKDNNSEEDEETSGDTSGEIVAEDQSDVESQKEGGVVGRNACLLFSNMNGTPSDEETSWPAVSQDNTAESTPNGNRDSFWDSSAFETDTDLPSGWMRVRDTSGTYYWHIPTGTTQWEPPSPLGKVGDSMMSSTMSLETTTPCEEPEESWAQLSSTDEGAGEAELWKEEEGEVASDQSLKEFEGATLRYASINLNYNCSQSEEDEKLTPLSTDLETKCFAVRSLGWVEMSEEDMAPGKSSVAVNNCIRQLSYHKHNLHDTAGIWGEGKDMLMVLENDTMNLIDPLGQTLLHAQPIGSIRVWGVGRDNGRDFAYVARDNLTQVLKCHVFRCDSPAKNIATSLHEMCSKIMLERKATRPGVSRLHSDPDKPMVFPVEEFPAPKNELFQRFHVYYLGCENVAKPVGVEIINDAIEAAVNGKDKNDWTPVSVDVAPATITILSKQDDEVLSENRVRFLSFMGVGKDVHTFAFIMAEGPRDFACHMFWCEPNAASLSEAVQAACMLRYQKCLDARPPSLASCLPTPPADSVARRVKKGVQSLLGSFKSYRSGSQSP; this comes from the exons ATGGGCGGCCATGACGATGAAGAAATGCCATATGTTGTGAACAAGCAAAAGCAAGACGAGGAGCTGAAGAACAAGCTGAATGACAGCAGCCACTGGTGCGACCAGGAGTCCACCGGAAACAACGCCAAATGGGTGAAGGAAGGCCGGAACCAGCTGCGGAAGGTGGCGGAGAACCAGCAGGACCAGGACCACAACTGCAACATCAGCCAGAATGGGAACAAGGGCGAGTTCCCTCATCAGAACACCTCTCAGGAAGAACAGCAGGAAAACGAGGAGCAGACGAAATCTCCAAAAATCACAATGACCCCTGGTCTCAGTCAGGAGGAGTCCAAGATCATCCTCAATGAGCCGCTACTCATCGACACTCTGGAgtccacagaggagaaagacaaggagagggaagaggacggtaaagacaaagacaacaattcagaggaagatgaggagacaTCAGGGGATACCAGTGGAGAGATAGTGGCAGAAGATCAGAGTGATGTGGAGTCTCAGAAGGAGGGCGGCGTTGTGGGGAGAAACgcctgcctcctcttctccaaCATGAACGGGACACCGAGTGATGAAGAGACCAGCTGGCCCGCAGTGTCCCAGGATAACACGGCTGAGAGCACTCCCAATGGCAACAGAG ATTCCTTTTGGGACTCGAGTGCTtttgagacagacacagacctGCCCTCAGGATGGATGAGAGTGCGAGATACATCAGGCACTTACTACTGGCACATCCCCACAGGCACCACCCAGTGGGAGCCTCCTTCACCCCTGGGTAAAGTTGGTGATTCCATGATGTCATCCACTATGTCCCTGGAGACTACTACTCCCTGTGAGGAGCCTGAG GAATCATGGGCTCAACTCTCCAGCACAGATGAAGGAGCGGGTGAAGCAGAATTGTGGAAG gaggaggagggagaagttGCATCTGATCAAAGTCTGAAGGAGTTTGAAGGGGCAACTCTACGCTATGCATCCATCAATCTCAA CTACAATTGCTCCCAGTCTGAGGAAGATGAGAAGCTCACTCCACTCTCCACAGACCTAGAAACTAAG TGTTTTGCGGTGCGTTCGTTGGGCTGGGTGGAGATGTCTGAGGAGGACATGGCACCGGGCAAGAGTAGCGTGGCTGTCAACAACTGCATCAGGCAGCTGTCTTATCACAAACACAACCTTCATGACACTGCTGGTATCTGGGGAGAG GGTAAGGACATGTTGATGGTCCTGGAGAATGACACCATGAACTTGATCGACCCACTGGGACAGACTCTGCTTCATGCTCAGCCGATCGGCAGCATCCGTGTCTGGGGTGTGGGCAGAGACAACGGCAG GGATTTTGCTTATGTGGCTCGGGACAACTTGACCCAAGTTCTGAAGTGTCATGTCTTCCGCTGTGACTCACCCGCCAAGAACATCGCCACCAGCCTCCATGAGATGTGCTCAAAG ATAATGTTGGAGAGAAAGGCAACCAGGCCAGGAGTTAGCAGACTCCACTCCGACCCAGATAAACCCATGGTTTTCCCAGTTGAAG AGTTTCCGGCTCCAAAAAATGAACTCTTCCAGCGCTTCCATGTTTATTATCTTGGTTGTGAGAATGTGGCGAAGCCAGTCG gtGTGGAAATAATCAATGACGCGATAGAGGCAGCAGTGAATGGCAAAGATAAAAATGATTGGACTCCTGTCTCTGTGGATGTTGCACCAGCCACCATCACAATACTTTCAAAACAG GATGACGAAGTTCTGTCAGAGAACCGGGTGCGTTTCCTGTCTTTCATGGGAGTTGGGAAGGACGTCCACACTTTTGCTTTCATCATGGCGGAAGGTCCACGAGATTTTGCCTGTCACATGTTTTGGTGCGAGCCCAACGCTGCCAGTCTGAGTGAGGCTGTCCAGGCTGCGTGCATG CTTCGCTACCAGAAGTGTTTGGATGCACGTCCGCCCAGCCTCGCCTCCTGCCTGCCCACTCCTCCTGCTGACTCTGTGGCTCGACGTGTCAAGAAAGGGGTGCAGAGTCTGCTGGGCAGCTTTAAGAGCTACAGGTCAGGCTCTCAATCCCCCTGA
- the apbb1 gene encoding amyloid-beta A4 precursor protein-binding family B member 1 isoform X4 — MGGHDDEEMPYVVNKQKQDEELKNKLNDSSHWCDQESTGNNAKWVKEGRNQLRKVAENQQDQDHNCNISQNGNKGEFPHQNTSQEEQQENEEQTKSPKITMTPGLSQEESKIILNEPLLIDTLESTEEKDKEREEDGKDKDNNSEEDEETSGDTSGEIVAEDQSDVESQKEGGVVGRNACLLFSNMNGTPSDEETSWPAVSQDNTAESTPNGNRDSFWDSSAFETDTDLPSGWMRVRDTSGTYYWHIPTGTTQWEPPSPLGKVGDSMMSSTMSLETTTPCEEPEESWAQLSSTDEGAGEAELWKEEGEVASDQSLKEFEGATLRYASINLNYNCSQSEEDEKLTPLSTDLETKCFAVRSLGWVEMSEEDMAPGKSSVAVNNCIRQLSYHKHNLHDTAGIWGEGKDMLMVLENDTMNLIDPLGQTLLHAQPIGSIRVWGVGRDNGRDFAYVARDNLTQVLKCHVFRCDSPAKNIATSLHEMCSKIMLERKATRPGVSRLHSDPDKPMVFPVEEFPAPKNELFQRFHVYYLGCENVAKPVGVEIINDAIEAAVNGKDKNDWTPVSVDVAPATITILSKQDDEVLSENRVRFLSFMGVGKDVHTFAFIMAEGPRDFACHMFWCEPNAASLSEAVQAACMLRYQKCLDARPPSLASCLPTPPADSVARRVKKGVQSLLGSFKSYRSGSQSP, encoded by the exons ATGGGCGGCCATGACGATGAAGAAATGCCATATGTTGTGAACAAGCAAAAGCAAGACGAGGAGCTGAAGAACAAGCTGAATGACAGCAGCCACTGGTGCGACCAGGAGTCCACCGGAAACAACGCCAAATGGGTGAAGGAAGGCCGGAACCAGCTGCGGAAGGTGGCGGAGAACCAGCAGGACCAGGACCACAACTGCAACATCAGCCAGAATGGGAACAAGGGCGAGTTCCCTCATCAGAACACCTCTCAGGAAGAACAGCAGGAAAACGAGGAGCAGACGAAATCTCCAAAAATCACAATGACCCCTGGTCTCAGTCAGGAGGAGTCCAAGATCATCCTCAATGAGCCGCTACTCATCGACACTCTGGAgtccacagaggagaaagacaaggagagggaagaggacggtaaagacaaagacaacaattcagaggaagatgaggagacaTCAGGGGATACCAGTGGAGAGATAGTGGCAGAAGATCAGAGTGATGTGGAGTCTCAGAAGGAGGGCGGCGTTGTGGGGAGAAACgcctgcctcctcttctccaaCATGAACGGGACACCGAGTGATGAAGAGACCAGCTGGCCCGCAGTGTCCCAGGATAACACGGCTGAGAGCACTCCCAATGGCAACAGAG ATTCCTTTTGGGACTCGAGTGCTtttgagacagacacagacctGCCCTCAGGATGGATGAGAGTGCGAGATACATCAGGCACTTACTACTGGCACATCCCCACAGGCACCACCCAGTGGGAGCCTCCTTCACCCCTGGGTAAAGTTGGTGATTCCATGATGTCATCCACTATGTCCCTGGAGACTACTACTCCCTGTGAGGAGCCTGAG GAATCATGGGCTCAACTCTCCAGCACAGATGAAGGAGCGGGTGAAGCAGAATTGTGGAAG gaggagggagaagttGCATCTGATCAAAGTCTGAAGGAGTTTGAAGGGGCAACTCTACGCTATGCATCCATCAATCTCAA CTACAATTGCTCCCAGTCTGAGGAAGATGAGAAGCTCACTCCACTCTCCACAGACCTAGAAACTAAG TGTTTTGCGGTGCGTTCGTTGGGCTGGGTGGAGATGTCTGAGGAGGACATGGCACCGGGCAAGAGTAGCGTGGCTGTCAACAACTGCATCAGGCAGCTGTCTTATCACAAACACAACCTTCATGACACTGCTGGTATCTGGGGAGAG GGTAAGGACATGTTGATGGTCCTGGAGAATGACACCATGAACTTGATCGACCCACTGGGACAGACTCTGCTTCATGCTCAGCCGATCGGCAGCATCCGTGTCTGGGGTGTGGGCAGAGACAACGGCAG GGATTTTGCTTATGTGGCTCGGGACAACTTGACCCAAGTTCTGAAGTGTCATGTCTTCCGCTGTGACTCACCCGCCAAGAACATCGCCACCAGCCTCCATGAGATGTGCTCAAAG ATAATGTTGGAGAGAAAGGCAACCAGGCCAGGAGTTAGCAGACTCCACTCCGACCCAGATAAACCCATGGTTTTCCCAGTTGAAG AGTTTCCGGCTCCAAAAAATGAACTCTTCCAGCGCTTCCATGTTTATTATCTTGGTTGTGAGAATGTGGCGAAGCCAGTCG gtGTGGAAATAATCAATGACGCGATAGAGGCAGCAGTGAATGGCAAAGATAAAAATGATTGGACTCCTGTCTCTGTGGATGTTGCACCAGCCACCATCACAATACTTTCAAAACAG GATGACGAAGTTCTGTCAGAGAACCGGGTGCGTTTCCTGTCTTTCATGGGAGTTGGGAAGGACGTCCACACTTTTGCTTTCATCATGGCGGAAGGTCCACGAGATTTTGCCTGTCACATGTTTTGGTGCGAGCCCAACGCTGCCAGTCTGAGTGAGGCTGTCCAGGCTGCGTGCATG CTTCGCTACCAGAAGTGTTTGGATGCACGTCCGCCCAGCCTCGCCTCCTGCCTGCCCACTCCTCCTGCTGACTCTGTGGCTCGACGTGTCAAGAAAGGGGTGCAGAGTCTGCTGGGCAGCTTTAAGAGCTACAGGTCAGGCTCTCAATCCCCCTGA